A window from Streptomyces griseiscabiei encodes these proteins:
- a CDS encoding NCS2 family permease: MSPQSPQGTPGAVGSLDRYFRITERGSTLSREIRGGLATFFAMAYIIVLNPIILSSAKDMYGHQLDYGQLVTATAITAAFTTLLMGVIGNVPIALAAGLGVNTVVALQLAPRMSWPDAMGMVVLAGFIVMLLVATGLRERVMNAVPLGLRKGISIGIGLFIMLIGLVDSGFVTRIPDAAHTTVPLQLGATGHLNGWPVLVFVLGALLTLALIVRKVPGAILISIVAMTLLAVIVEAVAKLPAGSWGLTTPKWPGNPVATPDFGLIGEVSLFGGFAKVGVLTGVLFVFTVLLSCFFDAMGTIMGVGDEAKLTDAEGQLPGINKVLFVDGIAVAAGGASSSSATTCFVESTAGVGEGARTGFANVVTGALFAVALFLTPVATMVPSQAATPALLAVGFLILANSVREIDWADYTIAIPAFVTMVMMPFTYSITNGIGMGFITFVVLRLAAGRGREVPVAMYVVSAVFGFYYLMPALGLT, translated from the coding sequence ATGTCCCCGCAGTCCCCGCAGGGCACCCCTGGCGCCGTCGGCTCCCTCGACCGCTACTTCCGGATCACCGAGCGCGGCAGCACGCTCTCGCGTGAGATCCGGGGCGGTCTCGCCACCTTCTTCGCGATGGCGTACATCATCGTGCTGAACCCGATCATCCTGAGCAGCGCGAAGGACATGTACGGGCATCAGCTGGACTACGGCCAGCTGGTCACCGCGACCGCGATCACCGCCGCCTTCACCACGCTCCTCATGGGTGTCATCGGCAATGTGCCGATCGCGCTGGCGGCGGGGCTCGGGGTGAACACGGTCGTCGCGTTGCAGCTCGCGCCGCGGATGTCGTGGCCGGACGCGATGGGTATGGTCGTACTGGCCGGGTTCATCGTGATGCTGCTGGTGGCGACGGGGCTGCGGGAGCGGGTCATGAACGCCGTGCCGCTGGGGCTGCGCAAGGGCATCTCCATCGGTATCGGTCTGTTCATCATGCTGATCGGGCTGGTGGACTCCGGTTTCGTCACCCGTATCCCGGACGCCGCGCACACCACCGTGCCGCTGCAACTGGGCGCGACCGGGCATCTGAACGGCTGGCCGGTGCTGGTCTTCGTGCTCGGCGCGCTGCTGACGCTCGCGCTGATCGTGCGCAAGGTGCCGGGGGCGATCCTGATCTCGATCGTCGCGATGACGCTGCTCGCGGTGATCGTCGAGGCCGTCGCCAAGCTGCCGGCCGGTTCCTGGGGGCTGACGACGCCCAAGTGGCCCGGCAACCCGGTCGCGACGCCCGACTTCGGGCTGATCGGTGAGGTCAGTCTCTTCGGCGGCTTCGCGAAGGTGGGTGTGCTGACCGGTGTCCTCTTCGTCTTCACGGTCCTGCTGTCGTGCTTCTTCGACGCGATGGGCACGATCATGGGCGTCGGCGACGAGGCGAAGCTGACGGACGCGGAAGGTCAGCTGCCGGGGATCAACAAGGTGCTGTTCGTCGACGGCATCGCCGTCGCGGCCGGTGGTGCCAGCTCCTCGTCCGCGACGACCTGCTTCGTGGAGTCGACGGCGGGAGTGGGCGAGGGGGCACGCACCGGCTTCGCGAACGTGGTGACGGGTGCGCTGTTCGCGGTCGCGCTGTTCCTGACGCCGGTCGCCACGATGGTGCCCTCCCAGGCGGCGACCCCGGCGCTGCTCGCGGTCGGGTTCCTGATCCTCGCGAACTCCGTCCGTGAGATCGATTGGGCCGACTATACGATCGCGATTCCGGCGTTCGTGACGATGGTGATGATGCCGTTCACCTACTCGATCACCAACGGCATCGGCATGGGCTTCATCACCTTCGTCGTGCTGCGCCTGGCGGCGGGCCGTGGACGCGAGGTCCCGGTCGCGATGTACGTGGTGTCGGCGGTCTTCGGGTTCTACTACCTGATGCCGGCGCTCGGTCTGACGTGA
- a CDS encoding ribbon-helix-helix protein, CopG family, producing MGTTVLSLRIDEELLERLRTHAAKRGMSVQDYVIGTLIRDDFDERFQTAVEETEKFYGVT from the coding sequence ATGGGGACCACTGTGCTCAGCCTGCGGATAGACGAGGAGCTGCTCGAACGGCTCCGGACCCATGCCGCGAAACGGGGAATGAGCGTCCAGGACTATGTCATCGGGACGCTCATTCGGGACGACTTCGACGAGCGGTTCCAGACCGCCGTCGAGGAGACGGAGAAGTTCTACGGGGTGACGTGA
- a CDS encoding MarR family winged helix-turn-helix transcriptional regulator, which produces MPDLNHGDDEAAVNALRSAVMRLSRRLKHQRVDESLSPTEMSVLGTLARCGTATPGELARKEHVQPPSMTRIVALLESKGLVKLEPHPEDRRQKVVTQTERAEAMLEESRRKRNAFLATLVEGLDEEEWAALRTAAPVLEKLAHL; this is translated from the coding sequence ATGCCTGACCTGAACCATGGCGACGACGAGGCCGCTGTGAACGCCCTCCGTTCCGCCGTGATGCGCCTGTCCCGCCGGCTCAAGCACCAGCGGGTCGACGAGTCGCTGAGCCCGACCGAGATGTCGGTGCTCGGCACGCTCGCCCGCTGCGGCACCGCCACCCCCGGTGAGCTGGCCCGCAAGGAGCATGTGCAGCCGCCGTCGATGACCCGGATCGTCGCCCTGCTGGAGAGCAAGGGACTGGTGAAGCTGGAGCCGCACCCCGAGGACCGGCGGCAGAAGGTGGTCACCCAGACCGAGCGGGCCGAGGCGATGCTGGAGGAGAGCCGGCGCAAGCGCAACGCCTTCCTCGCCACCCTGGTCGAAGGCCTCGACGAGGAGGAGTGGGCAGCGCTCCGGACCGCCGCGCCGGTCCTGGAGAAGCTCGCGCATCTGTGA
- a CDS encoding MFS transporter has product MFRSLRVRNYRLFFLGQVVSNIGTWMQRIAQDWLVLSLAGSSTAVGVTMALQFLPMLLFGLYGGVLVDRFPKRRLLFVTQTSMAVTGLALAALTISGHVQVWHVYVAAFAVGMATVVDNPARQSFVSEMVGPDQLQNAVSLNSANFQSARLVGPAVAGVLITTVGTGWAFLYNGLSFIAPITGLLLMRTRELNPVRRAPRAKGQLREGLRYVARRPELLWPIVLVGFIGTFGFNFPVWLSAYADDVFHSGAGSYSFFNTLMAVGSVAGALLAARRGTARLRVLIGGALAFGLLEIVAALAPSYWMFALLMVPIGMFGLTVNVTTNTAIQMNTDPVMRGRVMALYMMVFLGGTPLGAPIAGWATDAYGARIGFVAGGVVATAAAVVVGLVLVRAGGLRLSVGWNHGHPKVRFVPKDPAEGQSDGRTDGQAVPVTTAA; this is encoded by the coding sequence ATGTTCCGGTCCCTGCGGGTGCGGAACTACCGGCTGTTCTTCCTCGGACAGGTCGTGTCGAACATCGGCACCTGGATGCAGCGGATCGCGCAGGACTGGCTGGTGCTGAGCCTGGCGGGCTCGTCGACGGCCGTCGGGGTGACCATGGCGCTGCAGTTCCTGCCGATGCTGCTGTTCGGGCTGTACGGCGGAGTCCTGGTCGACCGGTTCCCCAAGCGGCGGCTGCTGTTCGTGACACAGACCTCGATGGCCGTGACGGGGCTCGCCCTCGCCGCGCTCACCATCTCCGGTCATGTCCAGGTGTGGCACGTGTATGTGGCCGCCTTCGCCGTGGGCATGGCCACCGTGGTCGACAACCCGGCCCGGCAGTCCTTCGTGTCGGAGATGGTCGGACCGGACCAGCTGCAGAACGCGGTCAGCCTGAACTCGGCGAACTTCCAGTCGGCCCGTCTCGTCGGCCCCGCCGTCGCCGGTGTGCTGATCACCACCGTCGGCACGGGCTGGGCCTTCCTCTACAACGGCCTCTCCTTCATCGCCCCCATCACCGGTCTGCTGCTGATGCGGACCCGTGAGCTGAACCCCGTCCGCCGCGCCCCCCGCGCCAAGGGCCAGCTCCGGGAGGGCCTGCGCTATGTCGCCCGCCGCCCCGAACTGCTGTGGCCCATCGTGCTCGTCGGCTTCATCGGCACCTTCGGCTTCAACTTCCCCGTCTGGCTGTCGGCGTACGCGGACGACGTGTTCCACTCGGGCGCCGGCTCGTACAGCTTCTTCAACACGCTCATGGCGGTCGGCTCCGTCGCCGGCGCGCTGCTCGCGGCCCGCCGCGGCACGGCCCGGCTGCGGGTGCTGATCGGGGGCGCGCTCGCCTTCGGCCTGCTGGAGATCGTGGCCGCGCTGGCGCCGTCGTACTGGATGTTCGCCCTGCTCATGGTCCCCATCGGGATGTTCGGGCTGACGGTGAACGTCACCACCAACACGGCGATCCAGATGAACACCGATCCCGTGATGCGCGGCCGTGTCATGGCCCTCTACATGATGGTCTTCCTCGGCGGTACGCCGCTGGGCGCGCCGATCGCCGGCTGGGCCACCGACGCGTACGGCGCCCGGATCGGCTTCGTCGCGGGCGGTGTCGTCGCCACGGCCGCCGCGGTCGTCGTGGGCCTGGTCCTCGTCCGGGCCGGCGGGCTGCGGCTCTCGGTGGGCTGGAACCACGGCCATCCGAAGGTGCGGTTCGTGCCCAAGGACCCGGCCGAGGGGCAGTCCGACGGGCGGACCGACGGGCAGGCGGTTCCGGTGACGACCGCGGCCTAG
- the thpR gene encoding RNA 2',3'-cyclic phosphodiesterase, whose amino-acid sequence MRLFAAVLPPDEVVEELGLVVGGLRALAGADRLRWTAPPGWHFTLAFYGEVERDAVPELTRRLERAAGRSEPFSLAVRGGGQFGRGRALWAGAEGDLGALRLLADRAEAAARKAGVPMGEHRRYTPHLTVARGRADLDVRPYVAVLDTFAGRTWTVSDLALVRSDLPTSGVAGEQPRYEAVGRWALGR is encoded by the coding sequence GTGCGGCTGTTCGCGGCGGTGCTGCCGCCCGATGAGGTCGTCGAGGAACTCGGCCTGGTGGTCGGTGGGTTGAGGGCTCTGGCCGGGGCGGACCGGTTGCGGTGGACCGCGCCGCCCGGCTGGCACTTCACGCTCGCCTTCTACGGAGAGGTCGAGCGGGACGCCGTACCGGAGCTGACGCGGCGGCTGGAGCGGGCGGCGGGGCGGAGCGAGCCGTTCTCGCTGGCGGTGCGCGGCGGCGGGCAGTTCGGGCGCGGGCGGGCGCTGTGGGCGGGGGCCGAGGGGGACCTCGGGGCGCTGCGGCTGCTGGCCGACCGGGCGGAGGCGGCGGCCCGGAAGGCCGGGGTGCCGATGGGGGAGCACCGCCGGTACACCCCCCATCTGACCGTGGCCCGCGGCCGGGCGGACCTCGACGTACGGCCGTACGTCGCCGTGCTCGACACCTTCGCCGGGCGGACGTGGACGGTGTCCGACCTGGCGTTGGTCCGCAGCGATCTGCCGACGTCGGGGGTGGCGGGGGAGCAGCCGCGGTACGAGGCGGTCGGCCGCTGGGCGCTGGGACGCTGA
- a CDS encoding aldo/keto reductase — protein sequence MKYTQLGRTGLKVSRLVLGTMNFGPQTDEADSHAIMDAALDAGINFFDTANVYGWGENKGRTESIIGNWFAKGGERRDKVVLATKVYGNMAADRDAWPNHDKLSALNIRRAVDASLKRLRTDHIDVYQFHHIDRATPFDEIWQAVDVLVRQGKILYAGSSNFPGYKIAQANETAARRGGTIGLVSEQCLYNLAERRAEMEVVPAAREYGLGVIPWSPLHGGLLGGVIGKEVKEGRRASGRAADALADSAVRARVQAYEDLVDKHGLEPGETALAWLLTRPGVTGPIVGPRTGGQLDSAIRASELDLSEELLTSLDEIFPGPGPSPEAFAW from the coding sequence ATGAAGTACACACAGCTCGGACGCACAGGACTCAAGGTCAGCCGACTGGTCCTCGGCACGATGAACTTCGGTCCGCAGACGGACGAAGCGGACAGCCACGCGATCATGGACGCGGCGCTGGACGCGGGCATCAACTTCTTCGACACGGCGAACGTGTACGGCTGGGGCGAGAACAAGGGCCGTACGGAATCGATCATCGGCAACTGGTTCGCCAAGGGCGGCGAGCGCCGCGACAAGGTCGTCCTCGCGACCAAGGTGTACGGGAACATGGCCGCCGACCGCGACGCCTGGCCCAACCACGACAAGCTCTCCGCCCTGAACATCCGGCGGGCCGTGGACGCGTCGCTCAAGCGGCTGCGGACCGACCACATCGACGTCTACCAGTTCCACCACATCGACCGGGCCACCCCGTTCGACGAGATCTGGCAGGCCGTCGACGTCCTGGTCCGGCAGGGCAAGATCCTGTACGCCGGCTCGTCGAACTTCCCCGGCTACAAGATCGCCCAGGCCAACGAGACCGCCGCGCGCCGGGGCGGCACCATCGGCCTCGTCAGCGAGCAGTGCCTCTACAACCTGGCCGAGCGCCGCGCCGAGATGGAGGTCGTCCCGGCCGCGCGGGAGTACGGCCTCGGGGTCATCCCCTGGTCACCGCTGCACGGCGGACTGCTCGGCGGGGTCATCGGGAAGGAGGTCAAGGAGGGCCGCCGTGCCTCGGGCCGGGCCGCCGACGCCCTCGCCGACAGCGCCGTACGCGCCCGGGTCCAGGCGTACGAGGACCTGGTCGACAAGCACGGCCTCGAACCCGGCGAGACCGCCCTCGCCTGGCTGCTGACCCGCCCCGGCGTCACCGGCCCGATCGTCGGCCCCCGCACGGGCGGGCAGCTCGACTCCGCGATCCGGGCGTCGGAGCTGGACCTGAGCGAGGAACTGCTGACGTCCCTGGACGAGATCTTCCCGGGGCCTGGCCCGTCCCCGGAGGCCTTCGCCTGGTAG
- a CDS encoding MFS transporter, with the protein MARAGRDRGLGREFRWLWAAYAVSAFGTRLSFDALPLIAVLVLHVGPAEVSVLAATGLAVGAAVAVPLGPWVEFHRKRPVMITTDLVRCAALLTVPVAYVLDLLTFPQLLLVSMAVAVADITFTAASGAFLKSLVPAEHLVAANGRFEATTWTTTMLGPPLGGAAMGLFGPVVTVLIDAGSYLLSAAGIRAIGGEAPRPARPGRPTTRPATRPAPPAPRTEPAAEDAPRLRARDLLDGWRYILRDPALRPLFLNTVLVNALIMAPAPLLVILMVGELGFAPWQYGLAFAVPCVGGLIGSRLSPRLVARHGHRRVIRTAGTLRACWGLGLAFIGPGVAGLVLVMVVELGLILCISVFNPVMVTQRLTRTPSDRVARVLTAWSVTGKLSTAALTALWGLLAALTTPRAAIAVGGLLLLATPLLLLPFRRPPGPPRTPDPEDTRPALA; encoded by the coding sequence ATGGCGCGAGCCGGGCGGGACCGTGGGCTGGGCCGGGAATTCCGGTGGCTGTGGGCGGCGTACGCGGTCAGCGCGTTCGGGACCCGGCTGTCGTTCGACGCGCTCCCCCTGATTGCCGTGCTGGTCCTGCACGTCGGCCCCGCGGAGGTCTCGGTGCTGGCGGCGACCGGTCTGGCGGTGGGCGCGGCGGTGGCCGTGCCGCTCGGCCCCTGGGTGGAGTTCCACCGCAAGCGCCCGGTGATGATCACCACGGACCTGGTCCGCTGCGCGGCCCTGCTGACCGTCCCCGTGGCCTACGTCCTCGACCTGCTCACCTTCCCCCAGCTCCTCCTGGTCTCCATGGCCGTCGCCGTGGCCGACATCACCTTCACCGCGGCGAGCGGTGCCTTCCTGAAGTCCCTGGTCCCCGCGGAGCACCTGGTGGCCGCCAACGGCCGTTTCGAGGCCACGACCTGGACCACGACCATGCTCGGCCCACCCCTCGGCGGCGCGGCGATGGGTCTCTTCGGCCCGGTCGTCACCGTGCTGATCGACGCCGGCAGCTACCTCCTCTCGGCGGCGGGCATCCGGGCGATCGGCGGAGAGGCCCCCCGCCCGGCCCGCCCCGGCCGACCCACCACCCGGCCGGCCACCCGGCCCGCCCCACCCGCCCCGCGCACGGAACCGGCTGCCGAGGACGCCCCGCGCCTGCGCGCCCGCGACCTCCTCGACGGCTGGCGGTACATCCTCCGCGATCCGGCCCTGCGCCCGCTCTTCCTCAACACCGTCCTGGTCAACGCCCTGATCATGGCGCCCGCGCCACTGCTGGTCATCCTGATGGTCGGCGAACTCGGCTTCGCCCCCTGGCAGTACGGCCTGGCCTTCGCCGTCCCCTGTGTCGGCGGCCTGATCGGCTCCCGGCTCTCCCCCCGTCTGGTCGCCCGGCACGGTCACCGCAGGGTCATCCGGACCGCGGGCACCCTGCGGGCGTGCTGGGGACTGGGGCTGGCGTTCATCGGGCCCGGCGTCGCCGGTCTCGTCCTCGTGATGGTCGTCGAACTGGGCCTGATCCTCTGCATCAGCGTCTTCAACCCCGTGATGGTCACCCAGCGCCTCACCCGGACCCCGTCGGACCGCGTCGCCCGTGTCCTGACCGCCTGGTCCGTCACCGGCAAGCTCTCCACCGCCGCCCTGACGGCCCTCTGGGGCCTCCTCGCCGCCCTCACCACCCCCCGCGCCGCCATCGCCGTCGGCGGGCTCCTGCTCCTCGCCACCCCCCTGCTCCTCCTCCCCTTCCGCCGCCCGCCCGGCCCGCCCCGCACACCGGACCCGGAGGACACCCGGCCCGCGCTTGCCTAG
- a CDS encoding GDSL-type esterase/lipase family protein, with the protein MLRFMPVGDSMTIGSAGEHTWRFRLWEHLRTTYDGPFRIVGPRETLYDKATDTPTSYEYADTDPRFPRAHLAGWGEGWLHMAPLIADAVRRHRADVLLVSLGLIDLGFYTDAEQTAENTRRFVESAREANQHIRVVLLPVTPNVRAETDAPFAAQVARFNELLAKTAADLDEPRSPLLLASPPPAYDIHWDTYDGTHPNTSGEHKIAATFANAMHEAWGLGGPYEPRG; encoded by the coding sequence ATGCTCAGGTTCATGCCCGTAGGCGACTCCATGACGATCGGGAGCGCGGGCGAACACACATGGCGCTTCCGGCTCTGGGAGCACCTGCGCACCACGTACGACGGCCCGTTCAGGATCGTCGGTCCGCGCGAGACGCTCTACGACAAGGCGACGGACACGCCGACGTCGTACGAGTACGCCGACACGGACCCGCGTTTCCCCCGCGCCCATCTCGCGGGCTGGGGCGAGGGCTGGCTGCACATGGCGCCGCTGATCGCCGACGCGGTCCGCCGCCACCGCGCCGACGTGCTCCTCGTCTCCCTCGGCCTCATCGACCTCGGCTTCTACACCGACGCCGAGCAGACCGCCGAGAACACCCGCCGCTTCGTCGAGTCCGCCCGCGAGGCGAACCAGCACATCCGCGTGGTGCTCCTCCCGGTCACCCCGAACGTCCGCGCCGAGACCGACGCCCCCTTCGCCGCCCAGGTCGCCCGCTTCAACGAACTCCTCGCCAAGACGGCCGCCGACCTCGACGAACCCCGCTCGCCGCTCCTCCTGGCGTCCCCTCCCCCGGCGTACGACATCCACTGGGACACCTACGACGGCACCCACCCCAACACCTCCGGCGAACACAAGATCGCGGCGACCTTCGCCAACGCGATGCACGAGGCGTGGGGGCTCGGCGGTCCGTACGAGCCCCGAGGCTGA
- a CDS encoding TolB-like translocation protein → MRRRPLHPLRRPVRRLRAGFAGLAAVLLAALPAAPASADDDGFTMKDSRITESSGLAASRQHPGVYWTHNDSDDGAFLYAVDSKTGETVATVTMSGVGTPRDVEAISMGPDDKLYVGDIGDNLGGTWAYVWIYELPEPKELTDQTVKATQYVVKYEDGARDAEALMVHPKTGRVYIADKDEAGGSLYEGPAELSASGTNVFKKVAAVPDLEVTDGAFSPDGKQLALRAYFGGILYDWNGGRIKKVERLSVPLQRQGESVTFSTDGSKIMYGSEGSGSSVVARDVPGGGSGSGGSGSSSGSSGGDGSGAAQADGEGTGSTFKIGALAVAGAVVVVWGFKRLLRRPAS, encoded by the coding sequence ATGCGCCGTCGCCCCCTCCACCCCCTTCGCCGCCCCGTCCGCCGGCTCCGCGCCGGCTTCGCCGGTCTCGCCGCGGTCCTGCTCGCCGCCCTCCCGGCCGCGCCCGCGTCCGCCGATGACGACGGGTTCACGATGAAGGACTCACGGATCACCGAGTCGAGCGGTCTCGCCGCGTCGCGTCAGCACCCGGGGGTCTACTGGACCCACAACGACAGCGACGACGGCGCGTTCCTCTACGCCGTCGACAGCAAGACGGGCGAGACGGTCGCCACGGTCACCATGTCGGGCGTCGGCACCCCGCGCGACGTCGAGGCGATCTCCATGGGCCCGGACGACAAGCTCTACGTGGGCGACATCGGCGACAACCTCGGCGGCACCTGGGCGTATGTGTGGATCTACGAACTGCCCGAGCCCAAGGAGCTGACGGACCAGACGGTCAAGGCCACCCAGTACGTCGTGAAGTACGAGGACGGGGCGCGGGACGCGGAGGCGCTGATGGTGCACCCGAAGACCGGGCGGGTCTACATCGCCGACAAGGACGAGGCGGGCGGGTCCCTGTACGAGGGACCGGCCGAGCTGTCCGCCTCCGGCACGAACGTGTTCAAGAAGGTCGCCGCCGTGCCCGATCTGGAGGTCACCGACGGCGCGTTCTCGCCGGACGGCAAGCAGCTCGCCCTGCGCGCCTACTTCGGCGGCATCCTCTACGACTGGAACGGCGGCAGGATCAAGAAGGTCGAGCGGCTGAGCGTGCCCCTGCAGCGGCAGGGGGAGTCGGTCACCTTCAGCACCGACGGTTCGAAGATCATGTACGGCAGCGAGGGGTCCGGCAGCTCGGTCGTCGCCCGGGACGTGCCCGGCGGCGGTTCCGGGAGCGGCGGCTCCGGCTCGTCCTCCGGCTCCTCGGGCGGGGACGGCTCCGGCGCGGCCCAGGCCGACGGCGAGGGCACCGGCTCGACCTTCAAGATCGGCGCGCTCGCCGTGGCCGGCGCGGTCGTCGTCGTATGGGGGTTCAAGCGGCTGCTGCGCCGGCCGGCGTCCTGA
- a CDS encoding TetR/AcrR family transcriptional regulator, which produces MTRGKGGTGDGTDTSGSGDIVRTLQLLWDTGPRPSRGPKPGLTLDRIVEAAVRIADAEGLDAVSMRRVATELGTGTMSLYRYVPGKGELLDLMLDRVQRPSENPADLGDGGWRAALEAMGRATLALYRRHPWLLQVNQSRPVLGPSALDGTEKMLSRIKSMGLTDPELISVIVAVDGYVVGAARTQLYQREAEHRSGLTDAEFWQAQAPILTELMASGRYPLLAGLSDDAFGAEFDHFEFGLQRILDGLEVFVGGRRRDEGPETGTGA; this is translated from the coding sequence ATGACAAGGGGCAAGGGCGGCACCGGCGACGGTACGGACACCAGCGGCAGCGGCGACATCGTCCGCACGCTCCAACTGCTCTGGGACACCGGCCCGCGCCCCAGCCGCGGCCCCAAGCCGGGGCTCACACTGGACCGGATCGTGGAGGCGGCCGTGCGGATCGCCGACGCGGAGGGCCTGGACGCCGTCTCCATGCGCCGGGTCGCCACGGAACTCGGCACCGGCACCATGTCCCTGTACCGCTATGTGCCCGGCAAGGGCGAGCTGCTGGACCTGATGCTCGACCGCGTCCAGCGGCCCTCCGAGAACCCCGCCGACCTCGGCGACGGCGGCTGGCGCGCCGCCCTGGAGGCCATGGGCCGCGCGACCCTCGCCCTCTACCGCCGCCACCCCTGGCTGCTCCAGGTCAACCAGTCGCGCCCGGTCCTCGGCCCGAGCGCCCTGGACGGCACGGAGAAGATGCTCTCCCGCATCAAGTCGATGGGGCTGACCGACCCCGAGCTGATCTCCGTGATCGTCGCCGTGGACGGCTATGTCGTCGGCGCCGCCCGTACCCAGCTCTACCAGCGGGAGGCGGAGCACCGGTCGGGCCTGACCGACGCGGAGTTCTGGCAGGCCCAGGCCCCCATCCTCACCGAGCTGATGGCCTCCGGCCGTTACCCGCTGCTCGCCGGCCTCTCGGACGACGCGTTCGGCGCGGAGTTCGACCACTTCGAGTTCGGCCTGCAGCGCATCCTGGACGGGCTGGAGGTGTTCGTCGGAGGGCGGCGGCGGGACGAGGGCCCGGAGACGGGCACGGGGGCCTGA
- a CDS encoding ATP-binding cassette domain-containing protein, with the protein MSNGNGGSQGHGGGAGGGDGYAVRAEGLEKRYGEKRALDGFDLAVREGTVHGLLGPNGAGKTTAVRILSTLLRLDGGRARVAGLDVAARPREVRARIGLTGQYAAVDEVLTGRQNLEMFGRLFHLGGKRAKLRAVELLDQFDLTDAADKGVGKYSGGMRRRLDLAASMILAPAVLFLDEPTTGLDPRSRGEVWESVRALVADGTTVLLTTQYLEEADRLASRITVIDQGRAIADDTPDGLKSTVGGDRIEVVVAERADIPRAVKVVARVADGEPESDDTELRVHASVTDRVSALTEVARTLQDEGVRVEDIGLRRPSLDDVFLRLTGHRTEKTADKDAQKDARSGARKGTQTDAKTDVKTNTKGAAV; encoded by the coding sequence ATGAGCAACGGCAACGGCGGAAGCCAGGGCCACGGCGGCGGAGCCGGGGGCGGCGACGGCTACGCGGTGCGGGCGGAGGGGCTGGAGAAGCGGTACGGGGAGAAGCGGGCGCTCGACGGCTTCGACCTCGCCGTCCGCGAGGGCACGGTGCACGGACTGCTCGGCCCGAACGGCGCGGGCAAGACCACCGCCGTCCGCATCCTCTCCACGCTGCTGCGCCTGGACGGCGGCCGGGCGCGGGTGGCCGGTCTCGATGTGGCCGCGCGGCCGCGCGAGGTGCGGGCCAGGATCGGCCTCACCGGACAGTACGCGGCCGTGGACGAGGTGTTGACGGGGCGTCAGAACCTGGAGATGTTCGGTCGGCTGTTCCATCTGGGCGGGAAGCGGGCGAAGCTGCGGGCCGTCGAGCTGCTCGACCAGTTCGATCTCACCGACGCCGCCGACAAGGGCGTCGGCAAGTACAGCGGTGGCATGCGGCGCCGGCTCGACCTCGCCGCGTCGATGATCCTCGCCCCGGCCGTCCTCTTCCTCGACGAGCCGACGACCGGCCTCGACCCGCGCAGCCGGGGCGAAGTCTGGGAATCCGTACGGGCGTTGGTGGCGGACGGCACGACCGTGCTGCTCACCACGCAGTATCTGGAGGAGGCCGACCGGCTCGCCTCGCGCATCACCGTGATCGACCAGGGCCGGGCCATCGCGGACGACACCCCGGACGGGCTGAAGAGCACGGTCGGCGGCGACCGTATCGAGGTCGTGGTCGCCGAGCGCGCCGACATCCCGCGCGCGGTGAAGGTCGTCGCCCGGGTCGCGGACGGCGAACCGGAGTCGGACGACACGGAGTTGCGTGTCCACGCGTCCGTGACCGACCGTGTCTCGGCCCTGACCGAGGTGGCCCGCACCCTCCAGGACGAGGGCGTACGGGTCGAGGACATCGGCCTGCGCCGGCCCAGCCTCGACGACGTGTTCCTGCGCCTGACGGGCCACCGCACGGAGAAGACGGCCGACAAGGACGCGCAGAAGGACGCGAGGTCGGGCGCGAGGAAGGGCACCCAGACGGACGCGAAGACGGACGTGAAGACGAACACGAAGGGGGCCGCCGTATGA